The DNA region GGAGGACGCGGTCTTCGGCGTCTTCTGCCGCCGCTGGGGCGTCCCGCTGATAGACGGCGGTACCGTGCGGCTGCCCCGGCTGATCGGGCAGAGCCGCGCCCTCGACCTCATCCTGACCGGCCGCCCCGTACCCGCGCGTGAGGCGTACGACATGGGCCTCGCCAATCGCCTCGTGCCGCACGGCGAGTCCCGCGCCGCGGCGGAGGAACTCGCCGCCGCGATCGCCCGCTTCCCTCAGACCTGTCTGCGCGGCGACCTCGCCTCCGTACACGAGCAGGAGGGCCTGTCCGAGGAAGGCGCGATGACTCGCGAACTGCGCCACGGGCAGGCCGCGTTGCTGGAGGCCGCGCAGGGAGCGGCGCGCTTCGCCGCGGGCGCGGGCCGCCACGGGGACTTCGAGTCGATCTGACCGGTCACGGTCCGCTCCGGACAGGCGCCCGCTCGGCCCCGGGCCCGCTCCCCTTCAAAACGCTTCCTCAACTGCGGGCCCGCCCTGCGAAGTTGCCCCTCGGGCTCATCCCGGGCACCCTGTCCTGCACAGGGGGTAAACAAGGATGGACTTACAGTTCAGGCTGCCCGACGCGGCCGACGACTCCGAACTCGGGCAGTTCCACGACTGGCTGCTCCGCGAGCGCAGCCTTCGTACCGGCGCCGAGATCTCCACGATTCCCGCCCCGCCCACGGCGGACGGCATGGGCCTGTCCATGGACGCGGTGGAGCTGATCCTCAACTCGGGCCTCCAACTGGCCTCTCTCGCGGTCGCGATCGTCTCGTACCGCAAGGCGACCGAACCGAGGTCCGGCATGACGATCAGCCGCGGCGACGTAGAGGTCCGGCTGAGCCGCGGAGAACTCGAAGACGTCGCTGCCGTCCTCGGCGCTCTGGAACACCTGCGTCAGGCGGGAGACGACGAGAGCACCCACGACGACGAGGACGGCGAGCCCGGCGAGGGACCAGGCCGCCAAGACCGCGACGAGGACCGCGAACCGTGAACGCGCTGCCCGATCCGAAGCGTTCAGCGGCCGTGGTCGTCGGAGTCGGCGAGTACACGAGAATGCCCGAGCTTCCGGCGGTGAAGGAGAACCGCGAGCGGCTCAAGGCTGTGCTGACCGACCCCGAGATCTGGGGCCTGCCGGAGGGGCGCTTCCACGAGGTGCCCGACCCGATGCACGCGGCCGACCTGATCGACCCCGTGATCGAGGCCGCACAGCAGGCCCGCGACACCCTGATCGTCTACTACGCCGGGCACGGCTTCATCGACCACAAGGGCGAACTCTTCCTCACCCTCCCCGAATCCAGGAACAGGCGCCGCCACACGGCCGTCCCATACGACTGGCTGCGCCAGGCCATCCTGGAACACAGCGGCGCGGAACGCAGGGTCGTGATCCTCGACTGCTGCTACAGCGGCAGGGCCCTGGAGGGCATGTCCGATCCGGCCGCCGAACTGCCTGCCGCCGCAGGCATCAACGGCAGCTATCTGCTGACGTCCGCGGCCGAGAACGTCCAGGCCCTCTCCCCGAGAGGCGAGGACTGCACGGCCTTCACCGGCGAACTCACTCGCGTACTGCGTGAAGGCATCCCGGACGGCGAGGAGTTCCTCACCCTCGACGCCGTCTACGGACGCGTCCTGCACGCACTGAGGGACAAGGGGCGGCCCGAACCCCAGGAACAGGACCGAGGGCAGATCGGCAGGCTCCCGTTCGTGCGGAACCGGGCCGAAGGGCCGCCGCCGCCCCCGCCTCGCCGCAGGCAGGGAACTGTCCTCGGCGTCGCGACCGCCACGCTGCTCGCAGCCGTCGCCGTACCCGTCACCTGGAAGCTGACGACGGGAGACGACCGGGGCTACGGCGGCCCCTGCTCGGAGCGGGTATCGCTGCTCGGTTTCTCGGACCGTCTCGACAAGACCGAATACCACGGGGAGCCCGTCTCCGGCCTCTCGTCGCTGGCGCCGCGCGGCGGTTCGCGGCTGCTGGCGCTCTCCGACACCGCCTCCCCACGGCTCTACGAACTGTCGGCGAAGGCCCGGGGCAAGCCGGAGCCGCACATCCTGGACTCGACTCTCCTGCGCCGCAAGGACGGCACAGCCTACTCCGGCGAGGACTTCGACGCGGAGGCCATGGTCACGGAGGACGGCGGGCGCACCGTGCTGGTGGCGTCCGAATCGGGGCCCAGCATCAGCCGGTTCGACGTCGGCTCCGGAAGGCTGGTCACGGGCTTCCCGGTGCCGGAACGGTTCCGTATCGCACCCGACGGCGACGGACAGCGCAGTGAGAGCTTCGAGTCGATGGCACTCAGCCCCGACGGCCGGTACCTCTATGTGGGCATCGAGTCCCCGCTCAGCGGGGACGGCAGCCGCCAGGGCCGTGCGCCGGTGCGCATCCTGCGCTACAAGGGCAAGCCGGGCGGCGACTACGTCCCCGACCGGCAGTTCGCCTATCTGACGGGCTCC from Streptomyces marispadix includes:
- a CDS encoding crotonase/enoyl-CoA hydratase family protein; the encoded protein is MAVRTERQGPVTTVVLSRPEARNAVDGETANRLAAAFRDFEADTEALVAVLWGEGGTFCAGADLKAIGTDRANRVAPDGDGPMGPTRLRLSKPVIAAVSGHAVAGGLELALWCDLRVAEEDAVFGVFCRRWGVPLIDGGTVRLPRLIGQSRALDLILTGRPVPAREAYDMGLANRLVPHGESRAAAEELAAAIARFPQTCLRGDLASVHEQEGLSEEGAMTRELRHGQAALLEAAQGAARFAAGAGRHGDFESI
- a CDS encoding effector-associated constant component EACC1 translates to MDLQFRLPDAADDSELGQFHDWLLRERSLRTGAEISTIPAPPTADGMGLSMDAVELILNSGLQLASLAVAIVSYRKATEPRSGMTISRGDVEVRLSRGELEDVAAVLGALEHLRQAGDDESTHDDEDGEPGEGPGRQDRDEDREP
- a CDS encoding caspase, EACC1-associated type, whose product is MNALPDPKRSAAVVVGVGEYTRMPELPAVKENRERLKAVLTDPEIWGLPEGRFHEVPDPMHAADLIDPVIEAAQQARDTLIVYYAGHGFIDHKGELFLTLPESRNRRRHTAVPYDWLRQAILEHSGAERRVVILDCCYSGRALEGMSDPAAELPAAAGINGSYLLTSAAENVQALSPRGEDCTAFTGELTRVLREGIPDGEEFLTLDAVYGRVLHALRDKGRPEPQEQDRGQIGRLPFVRNRAEGPPPPPPRRRQGTVLGVATATLLAAVAVPVTWKLTTGDDRGYGGPCSERVSLLGFSDRLDKTEYHGEPVSGLSSLAPRGGSRLLALSDTASPRLYELSAKARGKPEPHILDSTLLRRKDGTAYSGEDFDAEAMVTEDGGRTVLVASESGPSISRFDVGSGRLVTGFPVPERFRIAPDGDGQRSESFESMALSPDGRYLYVGIESPLSGDGSRQGRAPVRILRYKGKPGGDYVPDRQFAYLTGSGLRLADLVATGEDGVLLALERGYAEGQGNAVRMHRVSLRDLPDVAGEESLAEAPQEAFARKRTLFDLAECPDSGARSPQKQSNPLLDNVEGAALGPRLTEGDDKGRRLLYLVSDDNDSAMQVTRFYALAVDPD